From the genome of Candidatus Rokuibacteriota bacterium:
CGACGCCGTCGTCGAGAGCCTCCCGACCGCCTCTGTCCTGCTCGCGGTGAACTACCGCCCGGAGTATCAGCAGACGTGGGGGAACAAGACCTATTACCGGCAGCTCCGGATCGATGCGCTTCCGCCGGACACCGCCGAAGCTCTCCTGGAGACTCTGCTTGGTGACAATGCTGAGCTCCGCCCGCTCCGGCGTCTGCTGATCGAGCGAACGGAAGGGAACCCCCTGTTCCTCGAGGAGAGCGTCCGGGCGCTCGTTGAGATGGAGGTTCTCATTGGTGAGCGTGGGGGGTACCGGCTCGGCAAAGATCCCATCGCGATCCAGGTTCCACCGACCGTCCAGGCGATTCTCGCTGCGCGTATCGACCGCCTCCCGCCCGAGGACAAGCAGCTCCTCCAGGCAGCCTCCGTCATCGGTAAGGACTTACCGCTCGCCTTGCTGCTCGAGACCTCCGAGCAGCCCGAGGACCACGTCCGGCGCGGCCTTGCCCGGCTCCAGGCCGCTGAGTTCGTCTACGAAGCGAAGCTGTTCCCCGATCTCGAGTACACCTTCAAGCACGCGCTGACCCACGAAGTGGCCTACGGCAGCCTGCTTCAAGACCGCCGCCGCGCAATCCACGCCCGGATCGTCGGCGTCATCGAACGAGTGTATGCGGACCGTCTGGCCGAGCACGCCGACCGACTCGCCCACCACGCCTTCCGGGGCGAAGTGTGGGACAAGGCGCTTCACTATCTTCACCAGACCGACCCCTCCGCATCCAAGCCGAGCATCGACGCCGTACTCGGCGGGCCCGAGACGCCCGGCCATCTGTGGTGGCGTGGGGAGCATGACCGTGCCCTCGCTCTGGCTCTCCGGGAACGAGCCCTCCTCGCGAGCTTCCGGAACTTCGGGCGGACGATCACCAACGACTACCGGCTCGGACAAATCTACCACTCACTCGGTGACTACTCGAAAGCGGCTGACGCTCTCAAGCGCAACGTGACGCTCCTCGACGGCGACCTCCGGCGGGAAACCTTCGGGTTGGCCGGCTTCCCGGCGGTCTTCTCTCGCGTGTGGCTGACACTCTGCTTGGCGGAGCAAGGAGAGTTCGACGAGGCGGCAGCGCATTCCGAGGAGGCGACCGCAATCGCCGAGGCCGAAAATCATGCATTCAGCCTCGTCCTCGCCCACGCAGGAACAGGGACGCTCGACATACTCAGAGGTGATTGCGGGAGTGCGATCGGACCCCTCGAGCGCGGCCTGGTGATCGGCCGCCTGTCCGATATCCCGCTCCTGTTTCCGTTCGTGGCCGCGCCTCTCGGCTGGGCGTACGCGCTCGCCGGCCGGCGCGAAGAAGGTCTCCGCCTCCTGGAGGACGCCGTCGGGCGCGCCGAGGCCATGGAGTTCGTTGCCAACCATGCGCTGCGGCTCGTGTGGCTTGCTCAGGCGCATCTGCTGTTGGGTCACGAGGAGGTTGCGACACGGCTTGGACTGCACGCCCTAGAGCTGGCGAGACGGCTTGGTGAGCGGGGACACGAGGCATATGCCTTGCGGCTGCTTGGGGAGCTGGCGGGGAAGGGCACCTCCCCGGATGTCGAAAAATCGAGCGAGCACTATCGCGCGGCCCTCACGCTCGCGGAGAACCTTGGAATGCGGTCTTTGGCCGCCGCGCTCGCTAGCTCCCTTCCTTCACCTCGATAATTTCGTCCGCTATGAGACCGTGCGACTCCCGGTGCACAGCTTCGGCGGCCTCCTTGCTCGGAGCCTCGACGAGGCAGAAGACCTTGCCCGTTCCCTCGTCGAACCAATACCTCAAGTAGTTGACGCCGTGCTTTTGCTGAACCTCCAGGTCCTTCCGGTGGGCCTCCGCGACGCCGTCGGTGGTCAAACCATCGATCTTGTTATGCACGTCCAGATAAAGCGGCATGTCTCAGCCTCCTTTTAAGAGGAATGATTGCCTATCCCCAGCGCGGCTGCTCGCCCAGTTCGATGCCGAGGACGGTCTTGCCGACGATCTCGTGGACGAGCAGCGTGTTCGCCGGGTGGAAGCCGCCACAGCGCGCGTCCCGATAGAGCCGTTCCAGCTCATTGGACTTGAACATGCCTCCCCCGCCGGAGACAGCCATGGCGAGGTCGACGACTTTCTTCGCGGCCTCGACGGCGTTGTGCTTGGCCGCCACGAGCTTCATCGGCCACTGGGCGCCGTGATCGACGCCGGTGGACCAATCTTCGGCGACGCGGTCGACCTGCGCTCCGGCCGACTCCAGCGCCAGCTGCATGTCGGAGAAGCAGCGCTGGACCTCCGGGTGATAGGCCATCGAACGCGTCAGCGCAAGAGAGGTCCGCTTCTTGACGCCGGCGGCGGCGATGTCACGCGCGCGCTCGGCAAGGCCGAGGTAGATGCTGCCGAAGGTCGGCTCGGCCCAGCCGAAGATGGCGAGGACGAAGAGATCCGCGGTGCCGGCCGGGACCACTCGGGAGACGTACTTGTCGGGGATGAAGGCGCCGTCGAGCAGCGTATCGTCGCTGCGGGTGGCCCGCATGCCGAGGGTGTCCCAGGTCTCCTTGATGGTGTAGCCCTTGGCCTCGCGCGGCAGGAAGGCGTGAACGATCTTCGGTCCGCCGGGATCGGCGGCATTCATGGCGTGCAGGCCCAAGCGCGTCCAGACCGGCGTGAGGCTACTGAAGGTCTTGTGCCCCCAGAATTTGTACCCGCCGTCGGCACGCTCGGCCTTGGCCGTCGACAGGAAGAGCGGAAGGTCGTTGCCGGCTTCGCCGTGGCCGGCCGCGAAGACTTCGCCGGCCGCGGCTTCGCGCAGTACCCATTCGAGGGAGGCGTCGCCCATCTTCCGCATGTCGGCGGCCACGCCGGTCCAGTAGAGGTGCATGTTCGTGGCCAGCGCGGTAGCGGGCGCGCGGTAGGCGAGCCGCCGCTGCTCGCGGCACACGTCCGCGAGCGACATGCCGTGCCCGCCGAGCTCCTTCGGGATGGCGATCTTGAGATAGCCGGCCGCGCGGAGCTCCTCGAAGTCCTCGGTGAAGAACCGGTTTTCCCGGTCGTAGGCCGCGGCGCGGTCGCCGCAGTGGGCGATGATCTCATCGGAGAGAGCGGCGCCGTTTCCCGTAGGTGTCATCACGAGACCTCCTTGTGAGCTCTGCGAGTGACGCTGGCCTCGACGCCATGCCGCGCGAGTCGCGGCTGTCGTCGTGGCTCGCCGGCCGAGGTCATGACGCCGAGGCGTGCGCGTCACGACTGGACGCCTAATGTGCCTCTCCCCCCGGGTTCGTGTCAAGGGGGCGGCGGGATCATGGCGGGTGTCCATCCTTCCGACTTCCGGCTCCACGCGGCTCGCGGTTTTGCGCTAGGCTGTCGGCAGGAGGTCACACGATGAAGAACGTGGAGGCGCGTAAGTAACATAACGCCTGTTCTCCGACCCGGCGGCCCTGGGGGCCTTGTCACAGCGCGGATGACCCGTGGCATCTCGCGCCGATCCTGTCAGCGCGCACGTGACAAGTTAAACCGGAGCCTCGAGGCGGCGAGCGGGCGCCGTCCACCGGGGCGCCCACACAGACCGCCGCGGTCGCCCGGGCTCCCGGCACCTGTGACAGGGTCATGTCAGGCAGGGCCTGCTGCTCGGCTCGTGCCGCAGCACCGGAGGACGGAGGCCGCGGGCCGGCCCTCGCACCCGGGCGCCCGAGATGGGCGAGGATCCGCTGGATGACGACGGGGTCGTCGATCGTGGCCGTCAGCTGCATCCGCCCGGCGCAGCGCGGACAGCGCAGGACATCCCAGCCGAAGGCCCGGCGCATGAGCGCTGCCCACGTCCAGTAGCGGGGCCGGGCCGCGCCCGGGCGTCCCGCCCCGGCCCTCGCTGTTGATTCGTTCCGCTCCGTCGCTGGGTCACCGTCGGTGCGACGATAGGCGACGACGCCGGGCCGGCAGATCGCCGAGGTATTTGAAGAAAACCAACCACTTCACGCGGGCCGGAACTTCCAGAAGTAGCTGATGAAGCCCTCGCCCTCGTGGATCCGGCGGAAGCAGAGCTCCACGGGCATCTCGAAGCCGACCGTCGCGGGATCGCAGTCGGTCAGCTGGCCGTAGAAGCGGCCGCCGCCCTCGAGGTCCGCCGAGACCATCACGGTCGGCGGGTCGGGGTTGGGCACGAGGTGGTCCTTGGTAAACGTGAAGACCTTCCCGCGCCGAGAAATCTTGTAGTCGGCAAGCTTCTTCGAGGAGCACTGCCAGCAGAGATGCCGGCGCGGGTAGGAGACGGCGCCGCAGTCCCCGCACTTCTGGCCGTAGAGCCGCAGGTTCTGCTTCTCCTCGCGCACCGCCGTGGGCACGCTGGCGAAAGCGCGAATGACCTCCGTCTCGACGTGGCGGCGGAAGTTGAGGAACTTGCCGTAGTGCGGGAGCGGCACGCCGCCGGCGAGCTGGGCCGAGACCGGCCGGTGGATGACAACCTTGGCGAGCGCCTCGGTGCACTGGAAGAGGAGCGCCTCGGCGCCGCTGCCGTAGGAGACGACGAGGACCTGGTCGCCCGGCTTCGATTCCTCCAGCGCCGCCGCCAGGCCGAGGAGACACGAGGCCGAGCCCGTGTTGCCGGCGCGCCCGATGACGGACTCCTTCGGTATGGCCGATTCCGGCAGCTTGAGCTGCTTGAGGACGGCCGCGTGGGTGCGCGCGTCGGGAGCGTACAGGACGACCTTGGCGATGTCCTCGCGCTTGCGCCCGGTCGCCTTCAGCACGCCCTCCACCGCTTCGGCGATGTGCTTGTCGAGGCCGTAGGCCCTAACGAAGGTCATGTCCGGCAGCACTGTCAGGTAGCGGTCGCCCTGCAGCCGCCACACATCGGTGAAGTCGTGGCTCGCGGTGTAGGCGCCCTCGAAGCTCGCGATGACATCCCCGCTGCCGACCAGGACCGCTCCCGCGCCGTCACCCAGCTGGGCCTCCTCCGCGGTGCCCGGCGCCACGGGGCGCACGTCGCCCGCGGCCACCAGCGCCTGCGCGGCCGAGCCCGCCTTGACCGTGTCGAGCGCGAGTCTCAACGCCGTCGTGCCGCAGCGGAGCGAGCCGCCGAGGTCGGCCGTCAGGACCTCGGGAGACAGATCCGCCACCGTGGCCAGGATGGCGGCGCTCGACTTCTCGGCATAGGGCGCGGAGGTCGAGGCGAGGAAGCAGGCGCCGATGCTCTTGATATCCCGCCCGTTCAGCGCGTTGAGCACGGCCTCGCAGGACATCGTCAGGCTGTCCTCGTCGTAGTTGGCGACGGCGCGCTCGCCGCCGGCTCCCGCGCCGCCCCACACGGCGCCGAGCGCCTTGCCCGAGAGGCGATACCTCGGAACGTGCCCGCCTACGGACAGGATGCCGATCATATGCCCCTCACCCTCTGCCCCACACCCAACCCTCTCCCCGGAGGGGAGGGGGGGAAGAGGAGGCTGGCGCATCACCCAAGCTGGCGTCATCAGCCCAGGAAGTAGCGGCGCGGATCGAAGAGACGGATCAGCGCGAGCTCCTCCGCGGTCGGCGGCTCGAAGCGCCTGAGCCCGGGCGCGACGGCGAGATCCCAGCCGCAGGCCGCGCGCGCCGCTTCGACCGCCTGCGCCTCGGGCCGGTTGCCGAAGACGCCGGTGAGCCTGAGCGCGCCGTCCTCGTGCTCCTTCTCGTAGACGCCGAGATCCGACACCACGGTGCGCACGGTCCTGCCGGGCGCCGTGATGTACGGCACCTTGTCCACGAAGCGCTGCGGCGACTGCAGCAGGGACACGACCACCTCCCGCGCCGAGGAGGTGATGTCGTTGGCTCCGCCCGAGCCGGTGACGTACGTCTTCCCCGGGATGATGGTCGAGTTGATGTTGCCGTACTTGTCGATCTGGCCGGCGGCGAGCGAGCCGAGACACGCGTTGTGGCGCCCGCCCATGAAGATACCCATGACGTGCAGGATGTCCGTCAGCATCTTGCACGTGGGAAAATTGCGGAACGAGAAGACGAAGGGCTCGGCAGGGCGCGGCAGGTAGCCGACCATGCCCGTCTCGGCCATGATCTCGACATCCACGCCCGACTGCTTGAGCTCATAGCCGGCGAGCCACGCGGCAAGGTTGGAGTTGCCGACACCGGCGAGGAAGGTCTTGTAGCCGTGCGCGCGCACTTTCTCCTGAAGCATCCGCGCCGCCGCGACCACCATCCACTCGGGCGCGGTGGCGGGCGCGCCCACCGGGGGCAGCGCGGAGGAGAGCGCTTCGAGCTCGGGCACCCACGCGTCGGTGTCGGCCCTGCCCTTGGTCTCCATGATCTTCGCGTAGCCGACCTTGGCGAGGTAGGCCTCGTGCGTCGGGACGTCGAGGATCCACTCCTTGATCCACGCGTCCGCCGTCTCCGGCTTCCTGAAGGCGCGGCGGCACTCGAGGATCCAGTCGAGGTCCTCAGCGTAGCCCTCGAGCTCTGGCAGGCCCATGCCGTACATGCCGCCCGGGTGGCAGCCCTGCGGCGTTTCGACAACCGCCCGCACGTACTGGGCGGGAAGCCTGACGAGGTGCGCGTGGCGGCGGATGAACTCGGTCGGCACGATGCGCTCCACCGTTACCACCGCCCCCCGGCGCGCGGCCATGGCGCCGTAGAGGTTCTCGTTCATCGGCGTCCCAATGATGACGTTGCCCGCGCGATCCGCCACCCATCCATGAACGAGCGCCACGTCCGGCACGAGCGCGCGCACGTAGCCCACGCGCCCGGGGCCGCCGAAGGGGTCGTCGACCGCGAGGAAGTCCCCCGCCCGCGTATTGTCCTCCTCCATGGAGGAGCCGAGCAGCGACTTCGTCGGCAGGAAGGGCACGCCCATGGCGCCCGCCAGCAGGCGCAGGGGGAAGGTCAGCATGGACCAGTTCTGCACCTCGAGGCGGCCCTCGAGCACGGCACGGGAGATGAGCGCCTGCGGCGTCGGGAAGGGGTAGCCCTCGCCCATGAAGGTCGTGATGGCCCGGCGGACGAGCTTCCCGTGGATGAGCGCGGTCCATGGAGACCCGATGCCGACGGCGGCGAGCGTGAAGCCGGGCGTCTTGCCCCACCACTGGCGCGCGATCTCGCGCACGGCCGCATTCGCGCGGCCGTGGGCGGCGGCAAAGTAGAGCGTGTCGCCGGCCTCGACGTGGCGGCGCACGCCTTCTTCGAGGGTCGCGGTCTTGTCCGGTCCCTCGTGGAGCGGCAGCTCGAGGCGCCGCCTGATGATCTCCTGGTAGGCCGAGTCCACCGCGCGCCTACTCGAGGCTCTCGGCAAGCACCTCGGCGATGTCCCTGGTCTTGATCTTGTCGGCGACTTCCTTGCTCTTCACCGCGTCCTCGAACATGGTCAGGCAGAAGGGGCATGCCGACGCCAGGATATCGGGCTTGACCTCCATGGCCTGCTCCACGCGCACCTGGCTCACGCGGCGGCCCTCGTTCTCCTCCATCCACGCGCGGCCGCCCCCGCCGCCGCAGCAGAAGCCCTTTTTCCGGTTGAGGCTCATCTCGAGCAAGTCGCCCCGGCTCGTGGAGGCCAGCACCCGCCGCGGCTCCTCGTACACGTCGTTGTACCGGCCCAGGTTGCACGCGTCGTGATAGGTGATCCGCTCGGTACGGTCGCGCTTGACGCGAAGCCGTCCCGAGGCGACCAGCTCGTCCAGCAGCTGGCTGTGGTGGATCACCTTGAAGCGGCCGTCGAAGTCCGGATACTCGTTCCGGATCGTGTTGAAGCAGTGGGGGCACGCCGTGACGATGGTCTGGAACCGGTAGCGCTTCAGGATCTCGATGTTCCCTTGGGCCAGCGTCTGGTACAGGTACTCGTGCCCCAGGCGACGGGCCGGCTCGCCCGTGCACTTCTCCTCGTTGCCGAGGATGGCGAAGTCCACTCCGGCGGCCTGGAGGAGCTTCACGAAGGCCCGCGCGACCTTCTTGTTGCGCTCGTCGAAAGACCCGTAGCAGCCGACCCAGTAGAGGTACTCGGCTTGGCTCACGTCGCTCATGACCTTGACACCCAGGTCCTTCGCCCAGTCGGCCCGCGTCTGCCACGACATCTGCCACGGGTTCCCGTTGGTCTCGAGGTTGCGGAACGTGGGCTGCAGCTCCGCCGGGAAGCGCGACTCCGTCAAGACGAGCCAGCGCCGCATATCCACGATCTTCGGCACGTGCTCGATGAACACGGGGCACGCGTCCACGCACCAGCGGCAGGTCGTGCAGGCCCAGAGGACGTTGTCCTTGATGACCCCGCCCACCATGGGCACCTCATGGGCCGTCTCGGCGCTTCCGTTCCCGGCCTTGGCGAGCGGTCCTGGGGCGAGCGGCCCTGGGGCGAGCAGCCCCTGGCCGCCTTCCAGGAGGTGATCCCGAAGGTTGAGGATGAGCCACTTCGGGTCCAGCTCCTTGCCGCTGACGTTGGCAGGACAGCCGGACGTGCACCGCCCGCACTCCGTGCAGTTGTAGAGGTCGAAGAGGTCCTTCCAGGTGAACTCCGTCACTGCGCCGACTCCGAAGCTCTCGGCGTTCTCCAGGTCCGCGGTCGGGAACTGGCCCTTCGGGGTCTGCGGCCCGAAGAACACGTTGAACGGGGCGGCCATGATGTGCAGGTGCTTCGAGTACGGCAGGTACACCAGGAAGCCCAGGAGGAGCACGGCATGGAGCCACCAAGACACGTGGAAGAGCGCCTGCACCGCCCCGTGGGGGAGCCCTGCCGAGACGAGCGCCAACGCCCGGCCGGCGAACTGCCAGTGGTCGCTCGGGGCCGGGGCCAGGAGGATCCGGCCGGCGTCGGCGGCCAGGTCCGTCACCATGAGACCGAAGATCAGGAGCAGGATCAGCAGCGCCTCGGTGGACATCGTCAGGCGGCGCGGCTTGGTCACGAGCCGGCGGAACATCGCATACGCGATGGCCGCGATGACCCCCAGGCTGAAGGCATCTTGAAGGATCAGGTAGGCCGGCGTGTTCGAAAGGAGCGGGAGATAGAACGCCTCCGTCACCCCTTTGCCGAAGAACTCGATCGTGCCGAGGGTCAGGATGCAGAAGCCCCAGAAGATCGTGGCATGCATGAGCCCGGGCCAGAAGTCCCCGCGCAGGAGCCTCGCCTGGCCCAGGACGTTCACGATGACGGAGCCGAGGCGCGCGGGCACGTGGTCGCACCGGGCGGCCGGCTTTCCGATCAGCATGAGGCGGACGAGGAAGGCCGCCCGGCGCGCGAAGAGGGCGACGGCAACCACGATCAGCGCGTAGAAAAACACCGCACCGGGGATGACCCCATACCACTGGTGCGAGGGCGACATTTAGCGAAACCTCCGTTCGGGTAGCGAAACCTCCGTTCGGGGCGACGGTTGGGCTTCATAGTGCGTTGCGGCCCTGGAGGTGTCAAGGCTGGCGCAGGAGCCGCGCCAGGATGCGCTCCACCCCGGAGTAGGCGTCCAGCGTACCGCCCGCCACGGCATCGACCACCGCGATCAGCTCCGGGTCCCGCTCGACCGCGGCCATCACGCGCCCCGCGAATTCCTCGACCAGGAGCGTGCGCAGCTCCGCCCTCCGTCGCGCCTGGCGCCGCTTCTGGAGCGCGCCCGCCTCCTCGAGGGCCCGGCGGTGGCGCTTCACCTCCGTCAGCAGCTCGGCGACGCCGACGTCGTTGGTCGCCTGGGCGGCCAGCACGGGGATCTCCCAGTCGATGTCCTTGGCCGACACGCTGCTCGAGTAATGGAGGTGCACCGAGAAGCTCAGCTCGGCCATGAGCGCATGCGCCCCGTCGCGGTCGGCCTTGTTCACCACGAAGATATCCGCCACCTCCATGAGCCCGGCCTTCATCGCTTGGATGGAGTCGCCGGATTCGGGCACGAGCGTCACGACCGTGGTGTCCGCCTGTCTGATGATGTCGAGCTCCGTCTGCCCGACGCCGACCGTCTCGATGAGGATCCACGGAAAGCCGAAGGCGTCCATGAGCTTGATGACGTCTCCCGTCGCGGCGGCGAGGCCTCCGAGACTGCCGCGGGTGGCCATGCTGCGGATGAAGACGTCGGGATCGAGGGTGTGCGCCTGCATGCGAATGCGATCGCCGAGGACGGCGCCGCCCGTGAAGGGGCTCGACGGGTCGACGGCGATGACGCCGACGCTGGCGCCTTCGGCGCGGAGCCTGGCCGTGAGCCGGTCAACGAGCGTGGACTTGCCCGCGCCCGGAGGCCCGGTGACTCCCAGCACGTGCGCGCGGCCCAGGCGCGGCTGGACGGAGCGCATGATCTCGGCCACGCCGGGCATGCGGTTCTCGACGCGGGTGATGAGGCGGGCCAGCGCGAGACGGTCGCCCGCCAACATACGCTCGACGAGCTTCTGCTGAGGAGCGGGCTCGGGGGGAGGCACCCGGCGATTCTAGCAGATTTGGGGCGGCGCCCCGGAGACGCGGCAAGCCTCTCCGGGGCGCCGCTACGGCTACTGCTTGACGAAGGTCAGGTCGGTCTCGAGCTGGATCTCGTTCGAGAGCTTGAGGAACATCAACTGCGGGATCGTGATGCCGTGGTTGCTGAAGGTCGTGCCGAATCGGATCCTCGCCTTGACATTGTCGCTGGTGAAGCCGAACCGCTTCTGAGCCTCGACCTGCGCGGGCGTGAGCCTGATATAGGTCACGCGAGCATCGGCCACGGTCTCGAAGGGCTTCTGCTTGATCGTGAGGATGCCCCGGACCTTGGCCAGAACCTCTTTGCCCGGCTCGAGCTGCCCCTCGATGTCGATGCTCTTGATCTCGAAGACGGCGAACCTGTTCGCCTCATTGGCCGTGTCGAGGTACTGGGGCTGCTGCATGTCCGCATCACGCTTGGCCAGGCCGCTGGTGAGCGTGGTCAGGTCCACCTTGATCACGCCTGTGCCGCCTCCGGGCTTGAGCGGATCCACGGTGAG
Proteins encoded in this window:
- a CDS encoding AAA family ATPase, whose translation is MKCSRCQHDNPVGAKFCGECATPLASVCGACGAANPPENKFCGQCAAPLRAAPAARFAAPDRYTPKHLAEKILTSQAALEGERKTVTVLFADLKGSMELLADRDPEEARELLDPVLERMMEAVHRYEGTVNQVMGDGIMALFGAPLAHEDHAVRACYAALRMQETVARYAEELRRTHGADVQIRVGLNSGEVVVRSIGNDLHMDYTAVGQTTHLAARLEQLARPGTTLMSETTLRGAEGFVQVKSLGPTPIKGLAEAVPIYEVTGVGTARTRLQASMARGLTRFVGRDAEVDQLRQTLEQAGGGRGQIVAVVGEPGVGKSRLFYEFIHSHRTQDWLVLESSSVSYGKATPYRPLIDLLKSYFKIADRDDTRAVRAKVTGNVLTLDEALKDSIAPLLWLLDALPKDHEFLALDPAERRERTLDAVKRVVLRESRSQPLLLVFEDLHWIDAETQALLDAVVESLPTASVLLAVNYRPEYQQTWGNKTYYRQLRIDALPPDTAEALLETLLGDNAELRPLRRLLIERTEGNPLFLEESVRALVEMEVLIGERGGYRLGKDPIAIQVPPTVQAILAARIDRLPPEDKQLLQAASVIGKDLPLALLLETSEQPEDHVRRGLARLQAAEFVYEAKLFPDLEYTFKHALTHEVAYGSLLQDRRRAIHARIVGVIERVYADRLAEHADRLAHHAFRGEVWDKALHYLHQTDPSASKPSIDAVLGGPETPGHLWWRGEHDRALALALRERALLASFRNFGRTITNDYRLGQIYHSLGDYSKAADALKRNVTLLDGDLRRETFGLAGFPAVFSRVWLTLCLAEQGEFDEAAAHSEEATAIAEAENHAFSLVLAHAGTGTLDILRGDCGSAIGPLERGLVIGRLSDIPLLFPFVAAPLGWAYALAGRREEGLRLLEDAVGRAEAMEFVANHALRLVWLAQAHLLLGHEEVATRLGLHALELARRLGERGHEAYALRLLGELAGKGTSPDVEKSSEHYRAALTLAENLGMRSLAAALASSLPSPR
- a CDS encoding DUF4242 domain-containing protein, encoding MPLYLDVHNKIDGLTTDGVAEAHRKDLEVQQKHGVNYLRYWFDEGTGKVFCLVEAPSKEAAEAVHRESHGLIADEIIEVKEGS
- a CDS encoding acyl-CoA dehydrogenase family protein; protein product: MTPTGNGAALSDEIIAHCGDRAAAYDRENRFFTEDFEELRAAGYLKIAIPKELGGHGMSLADVCREQRRLAYRAPATALATNMHLYWTGVAADMRKMGDASLEWVLREAAAGEVFAAGHGEAGNDLPLFLSTAKAERADGGYKFWGHKTFSSLTPVWTRLGLHAMNAADPGGPKIVHAFLPREAKGYTIKETWDTLGMRATRSDDTLLDGAFIPDKYVSRVVPAGTADLFVLAIFGWAEPTFGSIYLGLAERARDIAAAGVKKRTSLALTRSMAYHPEVQRCFSDMQLALESAGAQVDRVAEDWSTGVDHGAQWPMKLVAAKHNAVEAAKKVVDLAMAVSGGGGMFKSNELERLYRDARCGGFHPANTLLVHEIVGKTVLGIELGEQPRWG
- a CDS encoding 3-oxoacyl-[acyl-carrier-protein] synthase III C-terminal domain-containing protein, giving the protein MIGILSVGGHVPRYRLSGKALGAVWGGAGAGGERAVANYDEDSLTMSCEAVLNALNGRDIKSIGACFLASTSAPYAEKSSAAILATVADLSPEVLTADLGGSLRCGTTALRLALDTVKAGSAAQALVAAGDVRPVAPGTAEEAQLGDGAGAVLVGSGDVIASFEGAYTASHDFTDVWRLQGDRYLTVLPDMTFVRAYGLDKHIAEAVEGVLKATGRKREDIAKVVLYAPDARTHAAVLKQLKLPESAIPKESVIGRAGNTGSASCLLGLAAALEESKPGDQVLVVSYGSGAEALLFQCTEALAKVVIHRPVSAQLAGGVPLPHYGKFLNFRRHVETEVIRAFASVPTAVREEKQNLRLYGQKCGDCGAVSYPRRHLCWQCSSKKLADYKISRRGKVFTFTKDHLVPNPDPPTVMVSADLEGGGRFYGQLTDCDPATVGFEMPVELCFRRIHEGEGFISYFWKFRPA
- a CDS encoding CoA-transferase is translated as MDSAYQEIIRRRLELPLHEGPDKTATLEEGVRRHVEAGDTLYFAAAHGRANAAVREIARQWWGKTPGFTLAAVGIGSPWTALIHGKLVRRAITTFMGEGYPFPTPQALISRAVLEGRLEVQNWSMLTFPLRLLAGAMGVPFLPTKSLLGSSMEEDNTRAGDFLAVDDPFGGPGRVGYVRALVPDVALVHGWVADRAGNVIIGTPMNENLYGAMAARRGAVVTVERIVPTEFIRRHAHLVRLPAQYVRAVVETPQGCHPGGMYGMGLPELEGYAEDLDWILECRRAFRKPETADAWIKEWILDVPTHEAYLAKVGYAKIMETKGRADTDAWVPELEALSSALPPVGAPATAPEWMVVAAARMLQEKVRAHGYKTFLAGVGNSNLAAWLAGYELKQSGVDVEIMAETGMVGYLPRPAEPFVFSFRNFPTCKMLTDILHVMGIFMGGRHNACLGSLAAGQIDKYGNINSTIIPGKTYVTGSGGANDITSSAREVVVSLLQSPQRFVDKVPYITAPGRTVRTVVSDLGVYEKEHEDGALRLTGVFGNRPEAQAVEAARAACGWDLAVAPGLRRFEPPTAEELALIRLFDPRRYFLG
- a CDS encoding (Fe-S)-binding protein, whose product is MSPSHQWYGVIPGAVFFYALIVVAVALFARRAAFLVRLMLIGKPAARCDHVPARLGSVIVNVLGQARLLRGDFWPGLMHATIFWGFCILTLGTIEFFGKGVTEAFYLPLLSNTPAYLILQDAFSLGVIAAIAYAMFRRLVTKPRRLTMSTEALLILLLIFGLMVTDLAADAGRILLAPAPSDHWQFAGRALALVSAGLPHGAVQALFHVSWWLHAVLLLGFLVYLPYSKHLHIMAAPFNVFFGPQTPKGQFPTADLENAESFGVGAVTEFTWKDLFDLYNCTECGRCTSGCPANVSGKELDPKWLILNLRDHLLEGGQGLLAPGPLAPGPLAKAGNGSAETAHEVPMVGGVIKDNVLWACTTCRWCVDACPVFIEHVPKIVDMRRWLVLTESRFPAELQPTFRNLETNGNPWQMSWQTRADWAKDLGVKVMSDVSQAEYLYWVGCYGSFDERNKKVARAFVKLLQAAGVDFAILGNEEKCTGEPARRLGHEYLYQTLAQGNIEILKRYRFQTIVTACPHCFNTIRNEYPDFDGRFKVIHHSQLLDELVASGRLRVKRDRTERITYHDACNLGRYNDVYEEPRRVLASTSRGDLLEMSLNRKKGFCCGGGGGRAWMEENEGRRVSQVRVEQAMEVKPDILASACPFCLTMFEDAVKSKEVADKIKTRDIAEVLAESLE
- the meaB gene encoding methylmalonyl Co-A mutase-associated GTPase MeaB, translating into MPPPEPAPQQKLVERMLAGDRLALARLITRVENRMPGVAEIMRSVQPRLGRAHVLGVTGPPGAGKSTLVDRLTARLRAEGASVGVIAVDPSSPFTGGAVLGDRIRMQAHTLDPDVFIRSMATRGSLGGLAAATGDVIKLMDAFGFPWILIETVGVGQTELDIIRQADTTVVTLVPESGDSIQAMKAGLMEVADIFVVNKADRDGAHALMAELSFSVHLHYSSSVSAKDIDWEIPVLAAQATNDVGVAELLTEVKRHRRALEEAGALQKRRQARRRAELRTLLVEEFAGRVMAAVERDPELIAVVDAVAGGTLDAYSGVERILARLLRQP
- a CDS encoding YceI family protein — translated: MMRRLIVAVLALAVALPAWASAEPINLKMLSNYSRATFKTDAPLETIVGTTAGPAVTGNLTVDPLKPGGGTGVIKVDLTTLTSGLAKRDADMQQPQYLDTANEANRFAVFEIKSIDIEGQLEPGKEVLAKVRGILTIKQKPFETVADARVTYIRLTPAQVEAQKRFGFTSDNVKARIRFGTTFSNHGITIPQLMFLKLSNEIQLETDLTFVKQ